GCTGCTGAACCGTGATCAAAACCTTATTGGATAATGCTAGTCCACGCCCTTTTCATGACGCACAACACAAGAACGCCCTTTTATAGAACACGGAAGTACATTAAAAATATGATAGAATGTAGACTAGTATGAAATAACATATTTTATACAGTGAAACATTATAACGCTTGGTTTCCAAATGAAGTGACCTATTTACTTTTACGTTACATTTTTGTGAAATACAAAAACAGCGGTAGGTAAAAACATACTATACTATTTGCTAATATTAGCAAGTAGCCAAGCGCATTCTTTGTGTATGGATAGTGAGTTTGAATCAGAGCTACAAAGTAACACAAACAATGTGTTTAAATTAATCGTTTGTTGAATTTGTCATACATTATATATTCAGTTGTCTCCAACTATGCACATGATTAAACTGTGTAATCAAAGATTATCATTCAGTCGTATTATTTCTTTCATTTTGCAGGCAATGTCTCAGCGGGAATTGAAGGAGGCATTTGTGAGCAATCTCAGTGGGACCAGCCTCGGAGAGGTGGTGATGGGTTCCTTTCTTGCCCCATTGTGCATAATCAGTAGAGGACTCATTTTGATCCAGTATCATCAGAGCATGGGCGCACTACCACTTCCCTGGATTGGCCACCTCATTCTGGACTTCTTCACGATTATACTTCCCCTCGTCCTGTCATGCACTATTCTAAGTGACGTTCTTCATCTAGTTATCATGGCCTTAGCAGTTGTTGTGATTGGTGTACTTTTCCATATTTACCGCCACAGAACCCCTCCTCGTGTTGAACACTTCCCAGATGCCATCAAGAGATTCCTGCAGAGCCATGTTCAGTGTAACCAAGTCCCCTTTGTGACCATCTTTAGAGTGCTTGTCAATGTAAAGACGGCCATAAGTATTTTGGCAGTAGACTTTAGTGTGTTCCCCAGGCGTTATGCCAAAACAGAGACCTATGGGACAGGGGTCATGGACTTTGGTGTTGGAGCATATGTCCTTGCAAATGCACTGGTCTGTCCAGAAGCACGGGGAAAGGAAGCTAAAGGATCCAAATTAGGTCACGTTCTTAAACAGATTTTGTCAGTCTGGCCTCTGGTTATCCTTGGCATGGTCAGGTTAGCGAGTGTCAAAATGACTGGTTACCATGAGCATGTGTCAGAATATGGTGTACACTGGAACTTTTTCTTCACCCTAGCTATAGTCAGAGTGGTGGCCACTGTGCTCTTGGCTGTGTTCCCTCTCAGTTGGTCAGGGCTCCTGGCCCTGCTTATTGGTGGCCTTTACCAGTTTACCCTTGAAACCGGACTCAAGTCTTTTATCATTCATAACAGTGATCGCACAGGCTTTCTACAAGCCAACAAGgaaggcatattttcagttatggGATACATAGCTATTTACATGGCTGGTGTGCATATTGCACTGTACGTGATGCGTCCTCGAACACAAGTGAAAGACTGGCTCAGATTGATCGGTCATTTCTTGGTGGGAAGTTGTGTACTGTATACTGCTTTGTACATATGTCAGACATATATAGATCCAGTGTCTCGGAGAATGGCCAATATGTCCTTCTGCTTATGGACCATTGCCCAGTCTTTATTTTTCATGTCCTGTCTAGCTACTGCTGATATGATGTTGGTGTTTTTGAAAATAGTATCACACTGTTCCCTGGTTCCATCCTCATGGAATCCATATCAAAAAGACACCGCTGAGGACAAAACCAAAACAATGGAAGGACTTTGTCTCATTCAAGCTGTCAGTCGTAATCAGTTGTTATTTTTTATGCTAGCAAATGTAATGACAGGATTGACCAACATGATAATGGACACTTTTAGTGGCAGTGAtaccttttctgtgtgtgttttgcttttATACATGTTCACAAACAGCTTTGTGATATTCATTTTACATCTCTGTAAAGTCACTGTGAAATTTTGGTAACCCCTGTATTAAATGGAATATCTTCAGTTTCAATATAGTCCCTGATAACACCGAATGTTAAGATAGTTTGATCATTGACATCAATTTAAGCATTGATATGTTTCCActgttacattttttatttgcaAATGTCCTCAGCAAAGCTACTGGTTGATGCTGTGTCTCAAAaattacagtaggcctatacatAATTCCTGAATAAAAAATACTTTTCATTTGTACCATTTTGTCCCAGGAGTTTCATTTGCGTTAACcgttcaaacaaacaaaataaatcacTGAATATTATCAGAATGGCTCTGGGTTTTAAGTAAGAGACGAGATCTTTGGAAATAGCGTCCCCTACTGGTCTAATGTAGACCCGAGCTGAACAGTTGAGCCAGCTACGTCTTGAGGGCAAAGGTTGGTTAGTAGCTACTAGCTAATGAAGATTCTGCCACCACTTAGCTACACCTCTGTCGcacttgtttgtttttgtataaaAAGGCAACTTTCAAAAACAGGTAAGCATAGTATAATGGTTCATTCCATCAAATAGTGTCAGTCTTTTTGCATGACTTTGCCAAATTGTGTCGTTTTCGACGTAAACAATATAAGTGATAACATACGTTAGATTAGCTATCCTGAAAGTCGAAGTCATTTTGTAGCCACAATTATTTATCGAATTTCCTCAACCTGCTGTCACTTCGCTACTACTAGCTAGTTGTCATGCAAGTGTCATTTATGCTAATTTATCTCGCTTACGGATTCATGAAGCATTTTGCTACTGCTGCTAGACATTTTAGCTGTACTGGTACACTATGGTTTTAACTAGCTTAGTTATGGCAGGAGTGTTTTAGTAGTTTTGCAATATTCTAGCGAGTTTGCCAAACGTCTTAGCAAGAGGGTAAGAGTCGTTAGCTATCGCGCCAGACTAGCTAAcgagttagctagcataatccGGGACGTGTAATTGCTAGCACAGGGAGTTAGCTAGCAACttaagcttgctagctagcgttagccaTAAGAAATAGGTCATAGGTACCAACTGCTACTAAGGAACTAATTGTCAAAGCAGTTATTTAGCAGTAATGCAAGTAAATGACGGTCCACGTCAAGAAATGCAACACTTGTTACTAGACATTGGTTCATCGAAATTTTCCTAATTATGTTCCTTGGCTGTGTGACTGTAAAGAACTTGAAATGACCCGCGATGTACTGTAAGCGTTATTTTAGCCATTGGTGAAACTACGAATGCCGGATTTGCTCAGTCTGTCCCTTCTTACAGGCAGCGCTACTACTAGCTACCACACTACAACAGGAGCTGGAAAGACATGGCGCGTCTGGTTGCGGTTTGTAGGGACGGAGATGAAGATTTTCCATTCCTTGCAAGACAGATTCCTCTTTACATCGATGACACTCTCACGGTAAGAAAGTATTAGTTGAGGTGTTTCTGTCCCATGAACTATGTATGTTGGTTGCAAGGTTTCGTAATAAATGATCCGTTTTAAAAGTACCTTAAAGGAAACCGTGTCAAAATGCTCGTTAGGTGGCTAGTGTTAGCTAGATAGCAAGGCCTGTCTGTCAAGTAACGTTGACTAGCTTTAGCTTTCTAACGTTTTCTCCAACTGGATTACATGCCTGTGATGTTGTCTTGCAAGAGATGTATCACTAGTTGCCTTTAGTTTGACTTAACTGTCCATTTCATCAAGGTAACTGCATTGTTAAAAATGGTGGAGATATGTTACTGAGCCCTTAATCGATACTCTAACTGTAAATCACCAGGGACTGCTATCAATTCCCATAATTAATTGTGTTCGTCTCTTCTCCATTTGAAGATGGTGATGGAATTTTCTGACAGTGTCATGAACCTGGACAGTCACCAGATCAACAGCTCTCAGATGAAGCAGTTTGTCCAGGTGAGTGAGTGCGCTGCATGGCACCTGAAGGGATGCCCATCCTTAAGAACAGGGATTTGCCTTCGCCGTAGACTCCCACCGTCGACGCTCCGACCGTGTTGTAACCGAGTGCTTTTCGCCACAGTATCACAGCATGTTGAAGCAACAGGAGCTGAACGTCGCCATGATGGTGACGTCTAGGGAAGTGTTCAGTGCGCTGACCCAGCTGGTGCCGTGTGTGGGCTGCAGAAGGAGCGTGGAGCGCCTCTTCTCACAGTTGGTGGAATCCGGGAATCCGGCGCTGGAGCCCCTCACCGTGAAACCTACAGGAGTGCTCTCTGCCACCAAGGGGTGTGTGTCCGATGCCAGGAAGCTCTTCACCCTCTTTTATGTCCACGGGTAAGACCACTTAGGCTCTTAGGGCACAGGCTCGATACAACCAGCTTTCTGAAGATGATACATTTGAAAGAATTGTTGTTTAAgattgaaaaaaacaaaaaacagcctATTTTATTGGAGAAGACCTCCATGTCTTTGTCAGTCAGGGAAATATTTGGAATCGCATGCTAACGCCGGATCCGGTATTGTTGTATGTTCCACAGGTCAAAGTTGAATGGCATGATCGATGCCATTCcaaaaagcaaaaagaacaaacgTTGCCAGTTGCACtccttagacacacacaaacccaagcCTTTAGGGTGAGTTCTTTTTATTCGATTTTCCATAATCAATCCACATGAACAAGATTTCGCTCGTGTAGAAAAGTGTAAAGCCAGTTGATTCTGTTCCCGTTACCTGAAAGGAAAGCTAGTTTGTCTCCATCTTGCTAAGATGCTTTTTGCTAAAACTGTgctgtgatgcagtgtgtttgGGATATCTTTATGAATCTGTAGAGAAGGATGCTCTGTGAAAGCAGTAGGTTTAGAGAAAGACAGTGGCGGAGCCAGGACAGACAACAGATGTAGCATCGAGTTTCACTTTGGACCATTTCAGTTCCCCAGCAGGTAGGCAGCACAGTGTGTTCACCCAGAAGGACTTTCTCAGATAGCCTTAACACCAGTCATGGAATATTTAAGGTTGTTGCTATGAAGAttttttatgtttgttttttagtttccccccccccccctcttacccTCTTAGCGTCTTGTTAAGATGAACTTCTTCCTAGCTAAGTGTGCAGTGTACTGTATGTTGAGATGCCATGTTTTCGGATGGAGCCGTCCTAATGGCGAGCCCGGGTGTGATCACAGGGGAAGCTGGATGGATGTGTGGGAGCTCATGTCTCAGGAGTGCAGGGATGAGGTTGTCCTCATTGACAGCGCCTGTCTCCTGGAGACCTTGGAGACATACCTACGAAAACACAGGTAACCCTCCACCCTGCAGGTAACCCTCCACCCTGCAGGtaaccctccaccctgctctaaTTTCCCTTCAGGGGATGGGTTTCCACATTTGTTAATCTTCGTTTCCCACATCCGTATTTTATAGTTtgctctgtcctctccctgttTTCTTGCTTGAATTTTTCGGGGTTTTTTTTGTGCGTGGCAGGTTTTGCACCGACTGCAAGAACAAGGTACTGAGGGCATACAACATTTTGGTGGGGGAGCTGGACTGCAGTAAAGAGAAGGGCTACTGCGCCGCTCTGTACGAGGGACTCCGCTGCTGCCCACACGAGCGCCACGTCCACGTGTGCTGCGAGACCGACTTCATCGCCCACCTCCTGGGCCGGGCCGAGCCCGAGTTCGCAGGGGGTTACGAGTacgtaaacccccccccccccgcatcccTCGTTTTTGCTGACATTGTTGACCTGTTGTTTCTTGCCGGGCGGGCGTGTTGTTCGATCTAACAGAGCATCTGACGTTATGGTCTCCGTTCAGGCGTAGGGAACGTCACGCCAAGACGATTGATATCGCGCAGGAGGAGGTTCTGACCTGCCTGGGGATCCACCTCTACGAGCGTCTGCACAGGATCTGGCAGAAGCTCCGGGCAGAGGAGCAGACTTGGCAGATGCTGTTCTACCTGGGCATCGATGCCCTGCGCAAGAGCTTTGAGGTGGGTGCGATCGCCGCTTTGCATTGCGCGTCCATCGCCGGGGAAACGCGTTTGTCGAGGCGCTCGGTGGACTGCAGCCGTTTTTCATCGGGTTTGGCCTTGTCCGTGGCGACCAGATGTGTGCTGTACGGTTTATCCGCTGCTCTTGTGCCCTTTTCCAGATGGCGGTGGAGAAGGTGCAGGGGATCAGCCGCCTGGAGCAGCTGTGCGAGGAGCTGTCTGAGGAGGAGCGGGCCAAGGAGCTGaaacaggagaagaagagacagaagCGCAAGAACAGGCGCAAGAATAAGTGTGGCTTCGACGTGTTGGAGCAGGAGGCCGAGGGCCCGGACAAGGATCTGGATGAGGtaatcctccacctccctccctcccgcgctctcttccccccccctcccctgttttGCTGGTTGTCCTGTGTGGCTGTGGAAATGTTTGGGAGATCATGAGCAAAATATCCCCGCAGCCTTTCATAATGCCAATGATCAGATCACATAAGGCATCCTTATGTTGCCGTTGTGGCTCTCAACATGGTGACCAAGCAGCCCCTCCAAGCATCGACCACCGTTGAATGGTCGTAGCGCTTGACTTCTTTCCTCCACAGCATGAGTACCCAACACGGCCCCTTTTCTCTGTGGGCCTGCAGGGTCTTTTGGGGTCTGCTGAGGGAGGCTGCAAGGCCTGCGGCAGCCCGGAGGAGCAGAAGGCGGCGGCGGCGGGCCGCGTGGAGGTCATCGTCACCAACGACAGCACTTCCTGCAGCTGCCCGGACGGCGCCGTTCCGGGCTCGCCCAAAGCCAAGAAAGGTAATGCTGCCCATCAGCCACCACCCAAGACCAATCCCCACGCACACGGTAAGATCCACCCCACCGGTGCCTTGCGTTTTGAGGTCGGTAGCACCTTGTAGCTTGGGCCCACTGAGCTGATTACAGctgcttccccccctccccacccctctcctaggGTTGTCCCCTCATAGCAACGTGAGCGACTGTGGCTACTCCTCCAGCATGGAGGGCAGCGAAACCGGCTCGCGGGAGGGCTCTGACGTGGCCTGCACAGAGGGGATCTGCAACCATGACGAAGCGGGTCAGTTTAggagctctcccccccccccccccccccccccccatacttcACAAGTGTCGTCCGTGACGTAACCTGACCTCGTCAGTCCCCATTCTC
This window of the Osmerus mordax isolate fOsmMor3 chromosome 19, fOsmMor3.pri, whole genome shotgun sequence genome carries:
- the pigw gene encoding phosphatidylinositol-glycan biosynthesis class W protein, whose protein sequence is MSQRELKEAFVSNLSGTSLGEVVMGSFLAPLCIISRGLILIQYHQSMGALPLPWIGHLILDFFTIILPLVLSCTILSDVLHLVIMALAVVVIGVLFHIYRHRTPPRVEHFPDAIKRFLQSHVQCNQVPFVTIFRVLVNVKTAISILAVDFSVFPRRYAKTETYGTGVMDFGVGAYVLANALVCPEARGKEAKGSKLGHVLKQILSVWPLVILGMVRLASVKMTGYHEHVSEYGVHWNFFFTLAIVRVVATVLLAVFPLSWSGLLALLIGGLYQFTLETGLKSFIIHNSDRTGFLQANKEGIFSVMGYIAIYMAGVHIALYVMRPRTQVKDWLRLIGHFLVGSCVLYTALYICQTYIDPVSRRMANMSFCLWTIAQSLFFMSCLATADMMLVFLKIVSHCSLVPSSWNPYQKDTAEDKTKTMEGLCLIQAVSRNQLLFFMLANVMTGLTNMIMDTFSGSDTFSVCVLLLYMFTNSFVIFILHLCKVTVKFW
- the ggnbp2 gene encoding gametogenetin-binding protein 2 isoform X2, producing MARLVAVCRDGDEDFPFLARQIPLYIDDTLTMVMEFSDSVMNLDSHQINSSQMKQFVQYHSMLKQQELNVAMMVTSREVFSALTQLVPCVGCRRSVERLFSQLVESGNPALEPLTVKPTGVLSATKGCVSDARKLFTLFYVHGSKLNGMIDAIPKSKKNKRCQLHSLDTHKPKPLGGSWMDVWELMSQECRDEVVLIDSACLLETLETYLRKHRFCTDCKNKVLRAYNILVGELDCSKEKGYCAALYEGLRCCPHERHVHVCCETDFIAHLLGRAEPEFAGGYERRERHAKTIDIAQEEVLTCLGIHLYERLHRIWQKLRAEEQTWQMLFYLGIDALRKSFEMAVEKVQGISRLEQLCEELSEEERAKELKQEKKRQKRKNRRKNKCGFDVLEQEAEGPDKDLDEGLLGSAEGGCKACGSPEEQKAAAAGRVEVIVTNDSTSCSCPDGAVPGSPKAKKGLSPHSNVSDCGYSSSMEGSETGSREGSDVACTEGICNHDEAGDYSCGHRCAEDKEEDGVDSCVECWAISEGNTKGKNKKKKRKNKGMCSDQGLPDGGVAEGNRKGLGDASPHTCRTKQTCSTLCCETFASIALQLPWAEHRKSMSQYLGLPEAMFGQWDASASLMELLDDSEVTSDEENCLTQDEIQAFVKNNKSFYNNRDQYRQHLKEKFTNYCLSTEQIKPVCGAKWFATTTGVN
- the ggnbp2 gene encoding gametogenetin-binding protein 2 isoform X1, with the translated sequence MARLVAVCRDGDEDFPFLARQIPLYIDDTLTMVMEFSDSVMNLDSHQINSSQMKQFVQYHSMLKQQELNVAMMVTSREVFSALTQLVPCVGCRRSVERLFSQLVESGNPALEPLTVKPTGVLSATKGCVSDARKLFTLFYVHGSKLNGMIDAIPKSKKNKRCQLHSLDTHKPKPLGGSWMDVWELMSQECRDEVVLIDSACLLETLETYLRKHRFCTDCKNKVLRAYNILVGELDCSKEKGYCAALYEGLRCCPHERHVHVCCETDFIAHLLGRAEPEFAGGYERRERHAKTIDIAQEEVLTCLGIHLYERLHRIWQKLRAEEQTWQMLFYLGIDALRKSFEMAVEKVQGISRLEQLCEELSEEERAKELKQEKKRQKRKNRRKNKCGFDVLEQEAEGPDKDLDEGLLGSAEGGCKACGSPEEQKAAAAGRVEVIVTNDSTSCSCPDGAVPGSPKAKKGNAAHQPPPKTNPHAHGLSPHSNVSDCGYSSSMEGSETGSREGSDVACTEGICNHDEAGDYSCGHRCAEDKEEDGVDSCVECWAISEGNTKGKNKKKKRKNKGMCSDQGLPDGGVAEGNRKGLGDASPHTCRTKQTCSTLCCETFASIALQLPWAEHRKSMSQYLGLPEAMFGQWDASASLMELLDDSEVTSDEENCLTQDEIQAFVKNNKSFYNNRDQYRQHLKEKFTNYCLSTEQIKPVCGAKWFATTTGVN